TCTTATTATCTTATTATCTTATTAGTTTATTAGTTTATTAGTTTATTAGTTTATTAGTTTATTGGGCGGGATTGTTGATCTTTGGTTCTTTGGTTCTTCTTGCTTTGTTTTTGATTTAAAGGGTGGGGTATAGAAGCATTATCGCAATATCCCTGCTTTTCTACTTGGATGTAAAATTTTTTGCATTTGGGTTTCTTTCAAGTCTATATTATAGAACTCTTTAAAATGTTCTTTTAATTCTTTTTCTATATTTATCGAAGAAAAAATCTCAGGATGATTGTGTTTGGAAAGCCACATTAAAAAGATTGAAAATTCTGCTGAAGGGGCAAACCATCGGTAAGTTCCTAGTGGAATTTTATACACGTGCTTGTTTTTAATAGCATTGATTCCTTCCCAAAGTTTAGAATTCAATAAATCTTGAGGCATTGCAGAAGTGAAATTGGTGATGTAGATGATATCAGGATTGAGAGAATAAATTTCTTCCAAGCTTACTTTTTTACTCCCGACAAAATTTGGAAATATGTTTTGTGCTCCCGAAGCTTCTAATAAATAATTAGCAAAAAGCCCATCAGCAACGATCTCATTTTCTGTATATCGATGCAGTATTAAAGCTTTAGGTTTTTGTTTGGCTACCTTGAGTTTATTTTGAATGGACATTTGTACTTTTTCATTTTTGTCTATAATTTTTTGTGCTAAATTTTCTTTGTCTAAAACTTTACCGATAATTTCGAGCCAATTTTTTAGAGTAAGCTTGTAGTTATAATTATCGATATTTACACTTAGGGTGATGGTAGGAATTCCAATCTTATTCAAGGAATCACAAAGTTTTCTGTTAGCTTGATGACAAAAAGCTAGATCGGGGTTGAGTTTTAAAATTTCTTCAATATTTTCAGTATTACCGCTATGGATTTTCAAAATCTCAGGATAAAAATCATAAAGAACAGATTCTTTAAGTGCGTTTAAACTCGCTTTTGGTATCTGAGATAATCTGTTTGTCTTGGAATCTAGTAAGATAATAATAGAAGGTAGGGGCCACATCCCTCCGACAACGGCAATTCTTTCTATTTTATTTGGAATTTCTATAGTCTTTCCCAAAGAATCCTTGAGACTTAATCCGATAGATAGATTTACATAAATCAATAATAGAGCAAAAAATTTCATTTGCAAACTCTTTGATTTGAAAGTAAAATATCTTCGTGTATCCATTCCATAAATTTGTCGAAGAAAAATTCCGTTTTTGGCATAAAGCCAAACCCAAAATGAAAATCTGGATCAAGCGAAGTAACATAAAGATTTCCCTCAAAACTG
This window of the Helicobacter sp. 12S02232-10 genome carries:
- a CDS encoding ABC transporter substrate-binding protein; its protein translation is MKFFALLLIYVNLSIGLSLKDSLGKTIEIPNKIERIAVVGGMWPLPSIIILLDSKTNRLSQIPKASLNALKESVLYDFYPEILKIHSGNTENIEEILKLNPDLAFCHQANRKLCDSLNKIGIPTITLSVNIDNYNYKLTLKNWLEIIGKVLDKENLAQKIIDKNEKVQMSIQNKLKVAKQKPKALILHRYTENEIVADGLFANYLLEASGAQNIFPNFVGSKKVSLEEIYSLNPDIIYITNFTSAMPQDLLNSKLWEGINAIKNKHVYKIPLGTYRWFAPSAEFSIFLMWLSKHNHPEIFSSINIEKELKEHFKEFYNIDLKETQMQKILHPSRKAGILR